A region of Argentina anserina chromosome 5, drPotAnse1.1, whole genome shotgun sequence DNA encodes the following proteins:
- the LOC126796226 gene encoding protein WHAT'S THIS FACTOR 1 homolog, chloroplastic — MALWRLLLQTLKTPTPSPSKTLNPNHHHPLLFFFTSPFSTSFLITKTPKKLKKRRTNQSSPRTTPVQTQPNLLPHLERIVARDAHFRFLTKTKSHLSTQPHRVLRLDDAGKLHRELGFPRGRKVSRSLQRHPLLFETYRHDDNRLWIGFTELMENLMEEERAVMETMEACRVNTVRKLLMMSAKKRIPLSKIHHCRMLFGISENFRDRVANYPEYFRVVVEEGGRRVLELVKWDPLLAVSSLEREFVVNEDKVKRAFRFPMKHGKELGLDEEDSRKLNMLNSLPLVSPYSDGSRLDLWTLEAEKYRVGVLHEFLSLTLEKRASIHHIVEFKEEFSLTKHTYQMLFKQPRTFYLAGTEMNWVVFLKDAYDENGVLIEKDPQVVFNEKLYKYAEMQEMEPDHASSQDLIRAKT; from the coding sequence ATGGCTCTGTGGCGCCTTCTTCTTCAGACTCTCAAAACCCCAACTCCATCCCCatccaaaaccctaaaccctaatcacCACCAccctctcctcttcttcttcacctcCCCATTCTCCACCTCCTTCCTCATCACCAAGACCCCCAAGAAACTCAAGAAGCGCCGCACCAACCAAAGCAGCCCGCGAACCACCCCGGTCCAGACCCAACCCAACCTCCTCCCCCACCTCGAGCGCATCGTCGCTCGCGACGCCCACTTCCGCTTCCTCACCAAAACCAAGTCCCACCTCTCCACCCAGCCCCACCGCGTCCTCCGCCTCGACGACGCCGGCAAGCTCCACCGCGAGCTCGGCTTCCCCCGCGGCCGCAAAGTCTCCAGGTCCCTCCAGCGCCACCCCTTGCTCTTCGAAACCTACCGCCACGACGACAACCGCCTCTGGATCGGGTTCACTGAACTCATGGAAAACCTgatggaggaggagagggCGGTGATGGAGACCATGGAGGCTTGCAGGGTCAATACTGTAAGGAAGCTGCTGATGATGTCGGCGAAGAAGCGGATTCCGCTGAGCAAGATTCATCATTGCCGGATGTTGTTCGGAATTTCGGAGAATTTCAGGGACCGGGTGGCAAATTATCCCGAGTATTTTCGGGTTGTGGTGGAAGAGGGCGGGAGGAGAGTGTTGGAATTGGTGAAATGGGACCCGTTGTTGGCGGTTAGTAGTTTGGAGAGGGAGTTTGTTGTGAATGAGGATAAGGTGAAGCGGGCGTTTAGGTTTCCTATGAAGCATGGGAAAGAGTTGGGTTTGGATGAGGAGGATTCGAGGAAGCTGAACATGTTGAATTCGCTTCCTTTGGTCTCGCCTTACTCGGATGGGTCCAGGTTGGACCTGTGGACATTGGAGGCAGAGAAGTATAGGGTGGGAGTGTTGCATGAGTTTCTGAGCTTGACATTGGAGAAGAGGGCTTCTATACACCACATTGTGGAGTTCAAGGAGGAGTTCAGTTTGACTAAGCATACTTACCAAATGCTGTTTAAGCAGCCGAGGACGTTTTATCTTGCCGGGACTGAGATGAACTGGGTTGTTTTCTTGAAGGATGCGTATGACGAGAATGGGGTTTTGATTGAAAAGGATCCCCAAGTGGTCTTCAATGAGAAGCTTTATAAGTATGCTGAAATGCAAGAAATGGAACCGGATCATGCTTCATCGCAGGATCTGATAAGAGCGAAGACATAG